The Microtus ochrogaster isolate Prairie Vole_2 chromosome 26, MicOch1.0, whole genome shotgun sequence genome includes a region encoding these proteins:
- the Mterf1 gene encoding transcription termination factor 1, mitochondrial isoform X2, whose protein sequence is MMALRKVWSMGKRFLFGSRGWMIQYSAEIFLKSVSFRPCSGKCGSEDREPSENGNLLNNLLTMGVDIDLARRRQPGVFNRVGTNEQELRTFLLSKGASDKVIGSIISRYPRAITRTPEGLSKRWELWRKIMASDLEIVNILERSPESFFRSNNNLNLENNIKFLCSVGLTNKCLCRLLTRAPRTFSNSLNLNKQMVEFLQEIGVSLGHNDPTDFVRKIISKNPSILTQSTKRVKANIEFLQSTFNLNTEGLLLLICGPGAGILDLSNDCTKRNYANIQEKLLSLGCTDEEDALSS, encoded by the coding sequence ATGATGGCGTTAAGAAAAGTCTGGAGTATGGGAAAGCGCTTCCTCTTTGGTTCAAGAGGTTGGATGATCCAATATTCAGCAGAAATTTTTCTCAAGTCGGTTTCATTTCGGCCTTGTAGTGGGAAATGTGGCAGTGAAGACAGGGAACCTTCGGAGAATGGGAACCTGCTGAACAACTTGCTCACCATGGGAGTTGATATTGACTTGGCAAGGAGACGGCAGCCTGGAGTTTTCAACAGGGTGGGTACGAACGAGCAGGAGCTGAGGACATTCCTTCTTTCCAAAGGAGCAAGTGACAAAGTGATTGGTAGCATCATCTCAAGGTACCCACGAGCCATAACACGCACTCCTGAAGGTCTTTCAAAGCGATGGGAGCTGTGGAGGAAGATTATGGCATCAGACCTtgaaattgtaaatattttggaGCGTTCTCCTGAATCCTTTTTTCGGTCTAATAACAACCTAAACTTAGAGAATAATATAAAGTTCCTCTGCTCTGTTGGATTGACCAATAAATGTCTCTGCCGACTGTTGACCAGGGCTCCTAGAACCTTCTCCAATAGCCTGAATTTGAATAAACAAATGGTTGAGTTTTTGCAGGAGATCGGTGTATCCTTAGGTCACAACGATCCCACAGATTTTGTTAGGAAGATAATTTCTAAAAATCCTTCCATCTTAACTCAGAGCACGAAACGGGTGAAAGCTAACATTGAATTTTTGCAGTCAACTTTCAACTTAAACACGGAGGGTCTGCTGCTTCTGATATGTGGCCCAGGAGCTGGAATCCTAGATCTTTCCAACGACTGTACCAAAAGAAACTATGCAAATATCCAAGAGAAGCTGCTCTCTCTCGGATGCACTGACGAGGAG
- the Mterf1 gene encoding transcription termination factor 1, mitochondrial isoform X1 has translation MMALRKVWSMGKRFLFGSRGWMIQYSAEIFLKSVSFRPCSGKCGSEDREPSENGNLLNNLLTMGVDIDLARRRQPGVFNRVGTNEQELRTFLLSKGASDKVIGSIISRYPRAITRTPEGLSKRWELWRKIMASDLEIVNILERSPESFFRSNNNLNLENNIKFLCSVGLTNKCLCRLLTRAPRTFSNSLNLNKQMVEFLQEIGVSLGHNDPTDFVRKIISKNPSILTQSTKRVKANIEFLQSTFNLNTEGLLLLICGPGAGILDLSNDCTKRNYANIQEKLLSLGCTDEEVQKFVLSYLNMVFLSEKKFNDKIDCLVEEKISISRIIENPRVLDTSINTLKTRIKELVHAGYDLSSSNIALLSWSQKRYEAKLRRLNG, from the coding sequence ATGATGGCGTTAAGAAAAGTCTGGAGTATGGGAAAGCGCTTCCTCTTTGGTTCAAGAGGTTGGATGATCCAATATTCAGCAGAAATTTTTCTCAAGTCGGTTTCATTTCGGCCTTGTAGTGGGAAATGTGGCAGTGAAGACAGGGAACCTTCGGAGAATGGGAACCTGCTGAACAACTTGCTCACCATGGGAGTTGATATTGACTTGGCAAGGAGACGGCAGCCTGGAGTTTTCAACAGGGTGGGTACGAACGAGCAGGAGCTGAGGACATTCCTTCTTTCCAAAGGAGCAAGTGACAAAGTGATTGGTAGCATCATCTCAAGGTACCCACGAGCCATAACACGCACTCCTGAAGGTCTTTCAAAGCGATGGGAGCTGTGGAGGAAGATTATGGCATCAGACCTtgaaattgtaaatattttggaGCGTTCTCCTGAATCCTTTTTTCGGTCTAATAACAACCTAAACTTAGAGAATAATATAAAGTTCCTCTGCTCTGTTGGATTGACCAATAAATGTCTCTGCCGACTGTTGACCAGGGCTCCTAGAACCTTCTCCAATAGCCTGAATTTGAATAAACAAATGGTTGAGTTTTTGCAGGAGATCGGTGTATCCTTAGGTCACAACGATCCCACAGATTTTGTTAGGAAGATAATTTCTAAAAATCCTTCCATCTTAACTCAGAGCACGAAACGGGTGAAAGCTAACATTGAATTTTTGCAGTCAACTTTCAACTTAAACACGGAGGGTCTGCTGCTTCTGATATGTGGCCCAGGAGCTGGAATCCTAGATCTTTCCAACGACTGTACCAAAAGAAACTATGCAAATATCCAAGAGAAGCTGCTCTCTCTCGGATGCACTGACGAGGAGGTACAGAAGTTTGTCCTAAGCTATCTCAACATGGTCTTCTTATCAGAGAAAAAGTTTAATGATAAAATAGACTGCCTAGTAGAAGAAAAAATCAGCATTTCACGAATAATCGAAAACCCTAGGGTTTTGGATACAAgcataaatactttaaaaactcgAATCAAAGAGTTGGTACATGCTGGGTATGATTTGAGTTCATCAAACATTGCTCTCCTGTCCTGGAGTCAGAAAAGATATGAAGCTAAATTGAGAAGATTAAATGGGTAG